CGCGGAATCAATACCAGAAATTTGGACATTAGCAGCAAAGCAATTTGGTAATACTGTTGCCCTCCATAACCCCCATTCTCAACCAGAAGAAGTTATTACTTATACTCAGCTATCGCAACAAATTCAACAATTTGCTGCTGGTTTGCAAGCATTGGGTGTTAAAGAAGGCGATCGCATCTCACTCATTGCAGATAATTGTCCTCGCTGGTTAATTGCAGATCAAGGCATTATGGCTGCTGGGGCTGTGAATGCAGTGCGTAGTGCCCAGGCAGAACGGGAAGAACTTTTATACATAATAGCGAATAGCGGCAGCACCGCGTTGGTGGTTGAAGATCTCAAGACACTCAACAGGCTGCAAGAGCGTCTTTTGGAGTTACCAATTCAACTGATTGTTTTATTGACAGAGGATTCCCCACCAGAAAACACCAATTTGAACGTCTTAAATTTTTCCCAATTGATGGAAATTGGTGCAAAGCACACCCTAATACCGACAAAGCAAACTAGGGGAACTCTGGCTACTTTAATTTACACCTCTGGAACTACAGGTAAACCCAAAGGGGTGATGTTGACTCACGGTAATTTACTACATCAAGTCTTGGTGCTGAGGTCAGTCGTGCAACCACAACCAGGAGAAACTGTACTGAGCATTTTGCCTACCTGGCACAGTTACGAACGCAGTGGTGAGTACTTTTTACTTTCTCAGGGTTGCACCCAAGTTTACACGAACCTCAAGTCTGTCAAACGGGATTTAAAAAAATTTCAACCCCAATTTATGGTAGGTGTGCCTCGGTTATGGGAATCTATTTATGAAGGAGCGCAAAAACAGTTTCGCGAACAACCAGAAAACAAACAACGTCTAATTAACTTCTTTTTTGGAATTAGCGAAAAATTTATTAAAGCACGGCGAATTGCCCAAGGTTTAGATTTGGAAAATTTGAACCCCTCAGTATTCGAGCAACTAGCAGCGAGCGCACAAGCATCAACTTTGTTTCCGCTTCATGCGTTGGGAGAACGAATTGTTTATTCCAAGGTACGGGAAGCAACAGGGGGTAAAATCAAGCAGATGATTAGCGGTGGCGGTGCGCTTCCCAAGCATATCGATGATTTTTTTGAGATTATCGGTGTGGAAATTTTGGTAGGTTATGGTTTAACAGAAACCGCTCCCGTGACTCATGCGCGGCGTCCGTGGCGTAATTTACGCGGTTCTTCTGGACAAGCAATACCAGGAACAGAAACAAAAATAGTAGATTCTGAAACTCGCAAGCCATTACCTACGGGGGAAAGAGGGTTGGTGTTGCTGCGGGGACCACAAGTTATGGAAGGTTACTATCAAAATCCCGAAGCTACAGCTAAAGCAATTGATGCTGAAGGTTGGTTTGATAGTGGGGACTTGGGTTGGGTGACGCCACAGAATGATTTGGTACTAACCGGACGAGCTAAAGATACTATTGTATTAACAAATGGAGAAAATATCGAGCCGCAACCGATAGAAGATGCTTGTTTGCGATCGCCCTACATAGATCAGATTATGCTTGTAGGACAAGACCAACGCAGTCTCGGTGCGTTGATTGTTCCCAATCTAGAAGCCTTGCAGAAGTGGGCGATTTCTAAGAATCTTCATCTACGTCTACCGGGAGAAGTCACTGAAAAAACCCTCAGTAATACAGTGGCTACTGAAGTAGATCTAGAGAGTAAAATGATTCAGGATTTATTTCGGCAAGAATTGAATCGGGAAGTGCAAAACCGTCCTGGCTACCGACCTGATGACCGTATTGGTCTATTCAAGCTGATTCTGGAACCGTTTTCTATCGAAAATGGCATGATGACGCAAACACTGAAAACGAAACGGCACATCGTGATGGAACACTATCGCGATATTATTAACGGGATGTTTGCCTGATAATTTCCAGTAAAAATGACAGAGTACACGTGAAACATTTATGGATGTCTCCAAACCTCAATTGCTTCTAAAACGCGTTGTTAACGTAAAAGCCATCGTGACCCACCTTTGGAAAGACGAAGTTCAGCAGCAACTGCAAACCCAAATCAATCAAATTGACCAGCAGTTGCAACAGTTGGACGTTCAAGGACAAAGAGCGGTCGCAGAAATTCAAAAGCAGAGTCTACAACCTCCCGGTCCCCAGACACTGCAACAAATCGATAATGTGCAGGGTCAGATCAACCAAAAGAAGAGCGAACTTTTAGAACAGAAAAATCAAAGTTTGCAAAACCTCCAACAAGTCCAGTTTTTAGAATTGGATCAGGAAGTCAACCAATTCCAAATGGAAGGTTTTTTCCGCGTCGAACCAGGTGATAACCTGATCAGCAAATTGCAAGTCGAAATCGTGTTACGTGACGGCGTTGTCGAAGAAATTCGCGGTGATATTTAATTGAGCGTTGCTAGTTGTTAGTGGTTAGTTGTTAGTTGTTGATTGCCATTAGCAATTAGCCATTAGCAATTAGCAATTAGCCTTGACACTTCTTCTGAGAACTTTTAGCCAGACATTCCTGAGAACCAGCCCAAATAATTTGCCAAACCAGAGGTGAACTGACAAAAAGCGATCGCCCAAAGGTAGTCAGTTCAACTCGGTACTTGGCAGTTTTAGCTGAATTCTTTTCCTGCTTGGTTTGTGTAATTGTGACTAGTACCCGATTGGGTTGTGGGTAAGATACCTCTATCTTTTTGGGTCCTTTGCGTAATGCCAGGTCTCGCTCGAAGGCGTTGAGAGCAAGATCGGTAGGGTCACTACCTTTGAGGGATGAGTTGATACTTTCTAAAGGAATTTCTTGATAATTAGCCCGTTCGAGGTTAGCTACCATCCCCTCTTGGCTGGTTGTAAAAAAATGTTGTGGTTGTTGCCCATTGCTCGTTTTGGAAACAGCTGCTGATGGCTGGCGTTGGGTGATGTACATTCCAGTAGCAGCAGTGGCAAAGATACTAAAAACCACAATAAGTAACAATTTGAACTTTGCCGACATAAAATTTAAAGTGAATTAAACTCAAGTTAGTCGTCAACTCTGAATTTTAAATTGAGGTGTCACTATTCTTCGTCTAGCTAGTGAAGTGGAGATTGGGATTTTGACCAGTCGTGATGAGAAATACAAATTAATAGACATATTGGGCTTAATATAGTTCCTCACGTCCGAGGTCAAGTTACAATTCGATCTGGCACAAGCTAGTTTAAACTCGCCAAACCTCACCTATGAGCATTCACGAAGTATTCATGCCGGCGCTTAGTTCCACCATGACCGAGGGAAAAATCGTCTCTTGGGTAAAATCACCAGGTGACAAAGTGGAAAAAGGCGAAACAGTGGTGGTTGTCGAGTCAGATAAGGCTGATATGGATGTGGAATCCTTTTATGAAGGGTATCTAGCTCATATCATAGTGCAAGCTGGTGATGCCGCTCCCGTGGGGGCAGCAATTGCCCTGTTAGCAGAAACCGAAGCTGAAATCGAAACTGCCATTGCTCAAGCCCAATCTTCCGGTACTCAAAGCAAAGAAGTCGTAGTTGCTACCACTTCTAGCAAACAACTCGCAGAGGCAACAAGCGTTACAGAAAGAGCAACTGAATCTCAAAATGGCAGCCCTTCTCGCCAGAATGGACGGACTGTCGCATCTCCTCGCGCCCGCAAGTTAGCGAAGGAACTAAAAGTTGATTTAAGTGGTATTTCTGGCAGTGGTCCTTACGGTCGCATTGTAGCTGAAGATGTGGAAGCAGCTGCGGGAAGACCGAGCAAGTCACCTACCACAGTTACTCCTGTTGCACCGACCCCATCAGTACCAACACCGACTACACTTGCACCAGCAAGACCTACGCCCGCACCTGCGCCAGTTGTTGCAGCAGTTCCTGGTCAAATAACACCTTTGACGACCCTGCAAAAAGCTGTAGTGCGGAATATGGAAGCTAGCCTTGCCGTACCCGTCTACCATGTTGGTTACACAATAACCACCGATGCCCTGGACAAATTATACAAACAAATTAAGTCTAAAGGCGTAACAATGACAGCCCTACTGGCAAAAGCTGTGGCTGTAACATTACAAAAACATCCACTACTGAATGCCAGTTACTCAGAACAGGGCATTGTGTATCATTCCAACATCAACATTTCTGTAGCAGTCGCAATGGATGATGGCGGATTGATTACACCTGTATTGCAAAATGCGGACACGGTGGATATTTATTCTCTGTCGCGCAATTGGAAATCTTTGGTAGATCGTGCTAGAGCAAAACAATTGCAACCAGAAGAGTATAACAGTGGGACTTTTACGGTATCCAACTTGGGGATGTTTGGCGTAGATAAATTTGACGCGATTTTGCCTCCCGGACAAGGTTCGATTTTGGCGATCGGCGCATCTCGCCCGCAAGTCGTTGCTACAACTGATGGTTTGTTTGGTATTAAACAACAATTGCAGGTGAATATTACTTGCGACCATCGGATTATTTACGGTGCTCACGCTGCAGCATTCTTGCAAGAATTAGCACAATTGATTGAAACCAAGGCTGATTCTTTGGTGCTGTAGTTAAGTGAAAAAGGGAGTAGGGAGTAGGGAATTATTCCTTTTTCATGATTGGTTGTGGGGTTTTCCCGTGAATGACTGTTTTGTGGAACGGGCGAGGACGCCCGTCCCACAATTGGGGATAATTGGCAGTGGTGGAGGGGATGTTACTTGTAGTGGCGTACCAGGTTTCACTGGAGGTTGGACGTTAACGAATTCGGCGGAATTCATTAAAAGTAAGTAGAGTACAAACAAGTTTAAAACATATGGACAACAACAATAAAGAAATTTACAATTACACAGTTCTTCTGGAAAAAGAATCAGATGGAGGTTATCACGCTTTTTGTCCTATCCTAAAAGGTTGTCATTCTCAAGGAGATTCTTTTGAAGAGGCCATCGAAAATATTACAGAAGCTATTGAATTATATCTTGAAAGTTTAAAAGCTGATAATCAGTCCATTCCTATAGAAGATTTAATTGTTAAGCCATTAAGTATCAAGGCATGAGTAATTTTCCCAGTGTCAAAGCTAAAGATTTTATCAAAGTCCTCGAAAAATTAAGTTTTTATCTTGACCGTCAAAAGGGAAGTCACGCTATTTACAAGGATAGTCATGGAAAGAGGGTTGTTGTTCCTATTCATTCGGGAAAAGATCTAAAACAAGGGACTCTAATGGGCATGATTCAGGATATAGGTATTGACAAAGAAACTTTCTTTGAGTTATTAGGAAAATAAATCCGGTGTAATTTTCTTGAATTGGTCCTCATTAAATGCTTCTAAAACAGGCAATGTAACTCGCCCTTTCAGTAAAATCCGAGTCCAAATGTTAGTAATGTCAATTCCGAAATGTTTGCCTTTTTGGTCATATTTTATTACCAGTTTAATTTGCTCGTTTGCAAAGGAAACTAGCAGTCATCATAGACTCTCTTGCCATCACCTGGTAATATCAGTAGCGACCTGGGATTAATAAGCTCTCCAACAGTAACTTCCACTTCTCCATCCCAAATCTCTACTGACAGGACTTTGTTATTAAAACCTTCATAGTCAAAATATTTACAACGGGAAGCAACAGGTTTTTTAATTGTACCTTTGCGAGTCATTCTAGCTGTGCCAGAGTCAACACATCGAAAAGTCTCGCCTGCAAAGTTTAACTGCTTTGGTGGTTCTTCGCTGATATCTAATTGATTTGTAGATTCTAACAATGCAACCTCCACGCGATCGTCTTCCTCCACAGACAACCAATTAATGCGATCGCCATCCTGCAACATATACTCTGACCAAGTAAATTCGCCAACAGTATAAGTTAGGTGACCTTCCACAACCCAATCGATACCCATATGTTGCACAATATCACCAATTTGTAAATTAAATACCGTGCGATGTAGCGATGGCAGTTCTTTACGATGACTACCAGTCAAAAGTTTTCCTTGTTGCTGAAGTACGAACAAAACAACACCAACAGTTCCAACAAAAATAATTCCAAGCCAAATTAATGTCATAGTTTTTGGTTAGTGGTTAGTAGTTAGTGGTCAGTAGGGGTGCAATGCCTTGCGCCCTTAAACAATTAGTGGTTTTAGCAATTTTCTCCGAAAAACTTTGAATCCAGCCCGCGCAGGCGGGCTTCGCTTGTGTAGCCCCACACTTCCAGTGTGAGGGCATATTAAGCATAAGTTGACTAACCCTTATTAATAAGAAACCCAGCGAGAATCCAATTGGTAACGAACAATGACGGGATCGGATAAGCGGTTAACCTTAGTATTTCCTAGCAGCACATCTTTAGGCAGTTCAAATAAATGGTGCAGAATATTTGGAGTAAGAAAGCGTGTTGATACGGGAAGCTCAAGCTTATCGGACTCAAGAACAGCCCGCGAAGCCATCACAAAACCCCAAGGGCCAAAACTGGGAACATCGACTACATAAGGATGTACCGCTAGCCCGGTTTGGGCTAGAGTTTCAGCAATACAACTCAGAACTTTGGGAGCAAAAAATGGGCTAGATGCTTGGGTGACTAATACACCACTATCTGCTAGTCGTCCCATTAAACGCCGATAAAAACCATCTGAGTAAAGTTTGGCAAGGATTTCTTGATCTGGATCGGGAAAGTCAGCAATAATAACATCAAAGGTGTCTTTCAAGGCTGGGGCTGTTGTAAAAGCATCGGCGTTGATGACTTCAACGCGAGGGTCAGTTAAAGCATTGTTATTAACCTGCACGAGTTGCGGGTGACGAGTCGCTAACTTAACAACGGCTGGATCGAGTTCAATCAGTACGACTTTCTCAACTTCACGCCACTTTAACACTTCCCGTACTGCCATACCATCTCCAGCCCCTAACACGAGTATCCGTTTTCTGTCGGGAGTTGCACTCATTGCTGGATGCACGAGTGCTTCGTGATAGCGATATTCATCTAGTGTAGAAAATTGTAAATCGCCGTTCAGGAACAGCCGCACGTCTTGTCCTTGTCTTGTTAGGACAATACGTTGATAGGGTGTTTGAATACGCTTAATAACAGGTGCTTTATATAAGTTATTTTCTAGATTGTTGCTAATAGGTATGGAAATTGGTGCCAAAGTACATAGCAGCACACCTACCATTAATCCTATATAAGCCCAGCGTCGCAATTGGGGAAACGATCGCCCAATCGCAAAGACCATAAAAGCGGGAAATGCACCCAGTACGAAAGCTGTGGGAAACATCCCCAACCATGGTAACAAGAGTACTGGAAAAAGGAGTGAACCGATCAGTGCGCCTAGATAGTCCAGTGCTAAAACTCCTGC
This genomic interval from Scytonema hofmannii PCC 7110 contains the following:
- a CDS encoding YlqD family protein, producing the protein MDVSKPQLLLKRVVNVKAIVTHLWKDEVQQQLQTQINQIDQQLQQLDVQGQRAVAEIQKQSLQPPGPQTLQQIDNVQGQINQKKSELLEQKNQSLQNLQQVQFLELDQEVNQFQMEGFFRVEPGDNLISKLQVEIVLRDGVVEEIRGDI
- a CDS encoding dihydrolipoamide acetyltransferase family protein produces the protein MSIHEVFMPALSSTMTEGKIVSWVKSPGDKVEKGETVVVVESDKADMDVESFYEGYLAHIIVQAGDAAPVGAAIALLAETEAEIETAIAQAQSSGTQSKEVVVATTSSKQLAEATSVTERATESQNGSPSRQNGRTVASPRARKLAKELKVDLSGISGSGPYGRIVAEDVEAAAGRPSKSPTTVTPVAPTPSVPTPTTLAPARPTPAPAPVVAAVPGQITPLTTLQKAVVRNMEASLAVPVYHVGYTITTDALDKLYKQIKSKGVTMTALLAKAVAVTLQKHPLLNASYSEQGIVYHSNINISVAVAMDDGGLITPVLQNADTVDIYSLSRNWKSLVDRARAKQLQPEEYNSGTFTVSNLGMFGVDKFDAILPPGQGSILAIGASRPQVVATTDGLFGIKQQLQVNITCDHRIIYGAHAAAFLQELAQLIETKADSLVL
- a CDS encoding AMP-dependent synthetase/ligase, translating into MLRKYDNSSFLSNITERERRALAYIANYSNAESIPEIWTLAAKQFGNTVALHNPHSQPEEVITYTQLSQQIQQFAAGLQALGVKEGDRISLIADNCPRWLIADQGIMAAGAVNAVRSAQAEREELLYIIANSGSTALVVEDLKTLNRLQERLLELPIQLIVLLTEDSPPENTNLNVLNFSQLMEIGAKHTLIPTKQTRGTLATLIYTSGTTGKPKGVMLTHGNLLHQVLVLRSVVQPQPGETVLSILPTWHSYERSGEYFLLSQGCTQVYTNLKSVKRDLKKFQPQFMVGVPRLWESIYEGAQKQFREQPENKQRLINFFFGISEKFIKARRIAQGLDLENLNPSVFEQLAASAQASTLFPLHALGERIVYSKVREATGGKIKQMISGGGALPKHIDDFFEIIGVEILVGYGLTETAPVTHARRPWRNLRGSSGQAIPGTETKIVDSETRKPLPTGERGLVLLRGPQVMEGYYQNPEATAKAIDAEGWFDSGDLGWVTPQNDLVLTGRAKDTIVLTNGENIEPQPIEDACLRSPYIDQIMLVGQDQRSLGALIVPNLEALQKWAISKNLHLRLPGEVTEKTLSNTVATEVDLESKMIQDLFRQELNREVQNRPGYRPDDRIGLFKLILEPFSIENGMMTQTLKTKRHIVMEHYRDIINGMFA
- a CDS encoding polyamine aminopropyltransferase gives rise to the protein MEQEIGTSPDSLDAENTQTNGSFLNNKQRKLLLAAAAISSASGLAVELLLGTLASYLVGNQALSYGIAVGGFLAAMGAGSYLSRFIAAKTEGRFLQNQLLLAFVQVELAIAPLTALLPLGLFALFVLDGSIWLGLVLVTLLLGLLAGLEVPLLTRLVEVSEGVREALAGVLALDYLGALIGSLLFPVLLLPWLGMFPTAFVLGAFPAFMVFAIGRSFPQLRRWAYIGLMVGVLLCTLAPISIPISNNLENNLYKAPVIKRIQTPYQRIVLTRQGQDVRLFLNGDLQFSTLDEYRYHEALVHPAMSATPDRKRILVLGAGDGMAVREVLKWREVEKVVLIELDPAVVKLATRHPQLVQVNNNALTDPRVEVINADAFTTAPALKDTFDVIIADFPDPDQEILAKLYSDGFYRRLMGRLADSGVLVTQASSPFFAPKVLSCIAETLAQTGLAVHPYVVDVPSFGPWGFVMASRAVLESDKLELPVSTRFLTPNILHHLFELPKDVLLGNTKVNRLSDPVIVRYQLDSRWVSY
- a CDS encoding type II toxin-antitoxin system HicB family antitoxin, which gives rise to MDNNNKEIYNYTVLLEKESDGGYHAFCPILKGCHSQGDSFEEAIENITEAIELYLESLKADNQSIPIEDLIVKPLSIKA
- a CDS encoding DUF4178 domain-containing protein — protein: MTLIWLGIIFVGTVGVVLFVLQQQGKLLTGSHRKELPSLHRTVFNLQIGDIVQHMGIDWVVEGHLTYTVGEFTWSEYMLQDGDRINWLSVEEDDRVEVALLESTNQLDISEEPPKQLNFAGETFRCVDSGTARMTRKGTIKKPVASRCKYFDYEGFNNKVLSVEIWDGEVEVTVGELINPRSLLILPGDGKRVYDDC
- a CDS encoding type II toxin-antitoxin system HicA family toxin; amino-acid sequence: MSNFPSVKAKDFIKVLEKLSFYLDRQKGSHAIYKDSHGKRVVVPIHSGKDLKQGTLMGMIQDIGIDKETFFELLGK